ACTGGCACGTGCTCTCCAACTCCCCCTCGACCAAGACGGCCGTTGGCGGCACCATCACCATCGGCGGCACCGAGCGCGGAGTCGCACGCTGGGACTTCTCCCCCACGACGCGCATTCCTTGCTACGTCACCGCGATCGTCGCCGGCCCGTACCACGAGGTCGAGGGCAGCGTCGTGAGCCGCAAGGGCACGCTCAGCGCCAACGTGTACTGCCGCAAGGCCCTCGCGCCCTACTTGGACGCTGACGTCATCCTTGACGACACCCAGAAGGGCTTCACGTTCTACGAAGAGAAGTTCGGGATGGACTACCCCTTCGAGAAGTACGACCAGATCTTCGTCCCAGAGTTCAACGCAGGGGCCATGGAGAACGCCGGCTGCGTGACGTTCCTCGAGGACTACGTGTTCCGTTCCAAGCCTGCACAGGCACGCGTGGAGCGCCGCACCGTCACCGTGCTGCACGAACTCGCGCACATGTGGTTTGGCGACCTGGTCACCATGAAGTGGTGGAACGACCTGTGGCTCAACGAGTCCTTCGCCGAGTTCACCTCGACGCTCGCGACCGTGAAGACCACCAAGTGGGTCAACAACTGGGTGACCTTCAACAGCCTGGAGAAGTCCTGGGCCTACCGGCAGGACCAACTGCCGTCCACGCACCCGATCATGGCCGAGATCCGCGATCTCGAAGACGTCGAGGTCAACTTCGACGGCATCACGTATGCCAAGGGCGCCTCCGTGCTCAAGCAGCTCGTGTACTGGGTGGGCGAGGACGAGTTCTTCGCGGGTGTGGCCGAGTACATGCGCAAGCACCACCACGCCAATGCCACCCTCAACGACCTGCTGGTCGAACTCGAGAAGGCCTCCGGCCGCGACCTGGCTGCCTGGTCGGACGTCTGGCTTCAGAAGGCGGGCGTCACGACTCTTCGCCCCATCATCGAGACCGCTGAAGACGGCGTCATCACCCGCTTCGCCGTCGCGCAAGAGGCTCCAGACGAGTGGCCAACGCTGCGCCCGCACCGCCTCGTGATCGGCTGCTACGACGAGGTCAACGCGCTCCTTGCGCGCACCGAGGCGATCGAGCTCGACATCGACGGCGCTGTCACCGAGGTGCCCGCCCTCGTCGGCAAGAAACTCCCGGCGCTGATCCTCGTCAACGACGATGACCTCGCCTACGCCAAGGTGCGCCTGGACCCCCACTCGCTCGCCACGGCCGTCGACCGACTCAGCGAGTTGGACGCCCTGCCGCGCTCGATGGTGCTGAGCGCTGCGTGGGACATGACGCGCGACGCCGAGATGCCCGCACGCCAGTTCATCGACCTGGTGCTCAACAACCTTGGTGCCGAGACAGAGTCCACGACCGTCCTCGTGCTCCTGCGCCAACTCGCCTCCGCGCTCAGCCTGTTCACCACGCCGAGTTCCGCTGACACTGCCCAAGAGAACGCGGCCGACGCCTTGTGGCACCTCGCGCTCGAAGCCGAGCCTGGCAGCGACAACCAGTTGCAGCTGGTGAGGGCCTTCGCTTCCCTCGCCGTCACCGACCCGCAGTTGGACAACGTGCAAGCGCTCGTTGACGACAAGCTCCACTTC
The Demequina sp. TMPB413 DNA segment above includes these coding regions:
- the pepN gene encoding aminopeptidase N, coding for MPGTNLTRAEAEARAAIVSTETYAIELDLTTSEETFRSTSTVTFAATAGASTFIDLIAPTVHSITLNGKQLDPAAHFEDSRISLPDLAEHNTLTVVADGAYMNTGEGLHRFIDPEDGEVYLYSQFEVADTRRVYAVFEQPDLKAEFTFSVTAPDHWHVLSNSPSTKTAVGGTITIGGTERGVARWDFSPTTRIPCYVTAIVAGPYHEVEGSVVSRKGTLSANVYCRKALAPYLDADVILDDTQKGFTFYEEKFGMDYPFEKYDQIFVPEFNAGAMENAGCVTFLEDYVFRSKPAQARVERRTVTVLHELAHMWFGDLVTMKWWNDLWLNESFAEFTSTLATVKTTKWVNNWVTFNSLEKSWAYRQDQLPSTHPIMAEIRDLEDVEVNFDGITYAKGASVLKQLVYWVGEDEFFAGVAEYMRKHHHANATLNDLLVELEKASGRDLAAWSDVWLQKAGVTTLRPIIETAEDGVITRFAVAQEAPDEWPTLRPHRLVIGCYDEVNALLARTEAIELDIDGAVTEVPALVGKKLPALILVNDDDLAYAKVRLDPHSLATAVDRLSELDALPRSMVLSAAWDMTRDAEMPARQFIDLVLNNLGAETESTTVLVLLRQLASALSLFTTPSSADTAQENAADALWHLALEAEPGSDNQLQLVRAFASLAVTDPQLDNVQALVDDKLHFDGLTVDADLAWDLLISLVAGNRAGEVAIELQLTKDATASGARRAAHARAALPGAEFKRAAWDALINAPAGKDLPNAIQSETTAGFNHVHDVSILEPYVDEYFAMLRRIYKEKTNEMAANLIEGLYPVQQAGRVPDLQDKADAWLADNADAHDALKRLVIEGRDSVRRALEAQAADAGAAWEDVVE